A genomic stretch from Vulpes lagopus strain Blue_001 chromosome 11, ASM1834538v1, whole genome shotgun sequence includes:
- the CABP2 gene encoding calcium-binding protein 2: MVQEPMGNCAKRPRHRRPKDHWQWPSSPPGGSHHGPREPPGPALPPGGSRPEEQGGPGPGIQGYSVVSSLVGPACIFLRPSIAATQLDRELRPEEIEELQVAFQEFDRDRDGYIGYRELGACMRTLGYMPTEMELIEISQQISGGKVDFEDFVELMGPKLLAETADMIGVRELRDAFREFDTNGDGCISLAELRAALKVLLGERLSQREVDEILHDIDLNGDGLVDFEEFVRMMSR, encoded by the exons ATGGTTCAGGAGCCCATGGGAAACTGTGCCAAGCGGCCTCGGCACCGGAGGCCTAAG GACCACTGGCAGTGGCCCAGCTCCCCACCAGGAGGCTCCCACCAtggccccagggagcccccaggcccagctctcCCACCAGGTGGCTCCCGGCCTGAGGAGCAGgggggcccagggccaggcaTCCAGGGTTACTCAGTGGTCAGCAGCCTAGTGGGGCCGGCCTGCATCTTCCTGCGGCCCAGCATCGCCGCCACCCAGCTC gACCGGGAGCTGCGGCCAGAGGAGATTGAAG AGCTGCAGGTCGCCTTCCAGGAGTTTGACCGGGACCGGGACGGCTACATTGGCTACCGGGAGCTGGGCGCCTGCATGCGGACGCTGGGCTACATGCCCACCGAGATGGAGCTCATCGAGATTTCACAGCAGATCA GTGGCGGAAAGGTGGACTTTGAAGACTTCGTGGAGCTCATGGGCCCCAAGCTGTTGGCAGAGACAGCAGACATGATTGGCGTCAGGGAGCTCCGGGACGCCTTTCGGGAG TTTGACACCAATGGTGATGGCTGCATCAGCTTGGCGGAGCTGAGGGCAGCCCTCAAGGTCCTGCTGGGGGAGCGCCTCAGCCAGCGGGAGGTGGACGAGATCCTCCATGACATTGACCTCAACGGGGATGGCCTGGTGGACTTTGAAG AGTTTGTGCGGATGATGTCACGTTGA
- the LOC121472289 gene encoding glutathione S-transferase P-like, whose translation MPPYTIVYFPVRGRCEAMRMLLADQGQSWKEEVVTKDSWMQSPLKASCLYGQLPKFQDGDLTLYQSNAILRHLGRTFGLYGKDQREAALVDMVNDGVEDVRRHCSQLIHHSYEGGKARYVQELPGYLKPFETLLIQNQGGQAFIVGDQISFADYNLLDLLLNHQVLAPGCLDSHPLLLAYVTRLSARPKLKAYLASPEHVNRPVHGAQKI comes from the exons A TGCCGCCCTACACCATCGTCTACTTCCCCGTCCGAG GGCGCTGCGAGGCCATGCGCATGCTGCTGGCTGACCAGGGCCAGagctggaaggaggaggtggTGACCAAAGACAGCTGGATGCAGAGCCCACTCAAGGCCTCCTGC CTGTATGGGCAGCTCCCCAAGTTCCAGGATGGAGACCTCACCCTGTACCAGTCCAATGCCATCCTGCGACACCTGGGTCGCACCTTTG GGCTCTATGGCAAAGACCAGCGGGAGGCGGCACTGGTGGATATGGTGAATGATGGCGTGGAGGACGTCCGCAGGCACTGCAGCCAGCTCATCCACCACAGCTAT GAGGGAGGCAAGGCCAGGTACGTTCAGGAGTTGCCAGGGTACCTGAAGCCTTTTGAGACTCTGCTGATCCAGAACCAGGGGGGTCAGGCCTTCATTGTGGGTGACCAG ATCTCCTTCGCGGACTACAACCTGCTGGACCTGTTGctgaatcaccaggtcctggccCCCGGCTGCCTGGACTCCCACCCTCTGCTCTTGGCCTATGTGACGCGCCTTAGTGCTCGGCCTAAGCTCAAGGCCTACCTGGCCTCCCCTGAGCACGTGAACCGCCCTGTTCATGGAGCCCAAAAGATATGA
- the CDK2AP2 gene encoding cyclin-dependent kinase 2-associated protein 2 gives MSYKPIAPAPSSTPGSSTPGPGTPVPTAGSVPSPSGSVPGAAAPFRPLFNDFGPPSMGYVQAMKPPGAQGSQSTYTDLLSVIEEMGKEIRPTYAGSKSAMERLKRGIIHARALVRECLAETERNART, from the exons ATGTCCTACAAACCCatcgcccccgcccccagcagcaCCCCCGGCTCCAGCACCCCTGGGCCCGGCACCCCGGTCCCCACAG CCGGAAGTGTCCCATCGCCGTCGGGCTCAGTGCCGGGAGCCGCTGCCCCTTTCAGGCCCCTGTTTAACGACTTTGGACCGCCCTCCATGGGCTATGTACAG GCAATGAAGCCACCTGGCGCCCAGGGCTCCCAGAGCACCTACACGGACCTGCTGTCGGTCATAGAGGAGATGGGTAAAGAGATCCGGCCCACCTATGCTGGCAGCAAGAGCGCCATGGAGCGCCTGAAGAGAG GCATCATCCATGCCCGGGCCCTAGTCAGAGAGTGCCTGGCAGAGACAGAGCGGAACGCCCGCACGTAA